A portion of the Halobacillus ihumii genome contains these proteins:
- a CDS encoding potassium channel family protein, producing MFLLRKLILKIVKVNHYVLFITSALLVILSSILIVFVEKETFPTIFDGFWWVMTTVTTVGYGDYYPVTAAGRGIAIFLYIFGIGLIGIVIGKIIDMLTVFRRKRVEGDIMFKGKDHFIIIGWSQKACFAVNEMVDTYKNVEIIIIDELDEAPLLTENIHYIRGNASEPSILEKASLTNARSVVIFADDSLAGDQVTDGKTLLIASTIESVAPNVHTVVEVMEQKHIKNFQHASVDEFIISNETISSLAVRSAFSKGVSNLYNQLLRRSVGDDLYRIPIRPSWTTYRDAFQELIDEGATLIADRSDLTINRKLDEKLPKEAELYVICDDPAYQKIMKKGGSL from the coding sequence ATGTTTTTATTAAGAAAACTTATCTTAAAAATAGTAAAAGTTAATCATTACGTCTTATTTATTACCAGCGCTTTATTAGTGATCTTATCCTCCATTCTCATCGTCTTCGTGGAAAAAGAAACGTTTCCTACTATTTTTGATGGATTTTGGTGGGTGATGACAACTGTAACCACGGTGGGGTATGGTGATTATTATCCTGTAACTGCAGCTGGTCGTGGTATTGCCATTTTTTTATACATATTTGGTATTGGTTTGATCGGAATCGTGATTGGCAAAATTATTGATATGCTTACTGTATTTAGAAGAAAACGAGTGGAGGGTGATATTATGTTTAAAGGTAAAGATCATTTTATTATCATTGGATGGTCACAAAAAGCTTGCTTTGCCGTAAATGAGATGGTTGATACATATAAAAATGTTGAGATCATTATTATTGATGAGCTAGACGAAGCTCCTTTATTAACGGAGAATATTCACTACATAAGGGGAAATGCCTCGGAACCCAGTATCTTAGAAAAAGCTTCTCTCACTAATGCTCGTTCGGTTGTAATTTTTGCAGATGATAGTTTAGCAGGCGATCAAGTAACAGACGGCAAAACTCTTTTGATTGCTTCAACCATTGAATCCGTTGCTCCTAATGTGCATACTGTTGTTGAAGTTATGGAACAAAAACATATTAAGAATTTTCAGCATGCCAGTGTCGATGAATTTATAATTTCAAATGAAACGATCTCCTCTCTCGCAGTGCGGTCAGCTTTTAGCAAAGGTGTTTCAAATCTCTATAATCAACTTTTGAGACGTTCTGTTGGGGATGATTTATATCGAATCCCTATTCGTCCTTCATGGACTACGTATCGAGATGCATTTCAAGAGTTAATAGATGAAGGAGCAACGCTGATTGCAGACAGAAGCGACCTCACTATCAATCGTAAACTCGACGAGAAACTGCCCAAGGAAGCAGAATTGTATGTTATTTGTGATGACCCTGCTTATCAAAAGATTATGAAAAAGGGAGGATCTCTATGA
- a CDS encoding DeoR family transcriptional regulator, with product MTIRSGFLNHPSSRMLNRIKAVYLYIKDQGTVTTQQLSEEFGITDRTMQRDLSILEYNGLVSSPHRGKWTTTEKKVKIS from the coding sequence ATGACAATAAGGAGTGGTTTTTTGAATCATCCATCATCCCGCATGCTAAACCGAATCAAGGCTGTTTACTTGTACATTAAAGACCAAGGGACGGTTACGACTCAGCAGCTGTCTGAGGAGTTCGGTATTACTGACCGAACGATGCAAAGGGACTTAAGCATTTTGGAATACAACGGACTTGTTTCAAGTCCGCACCGTGGAAAGTGGACAACAACAGAGAAAAAAGTTAAAATTTCATAA
- a CDS encoding pseudouridine synthase — protein sequence MRIDKLLANMGYGTRKEVKGLLRGGNVRVNGQPEKNGKTHVNPEDDLVTVMGEEVNYREHIYLMLNKPGDLISATEDAHDMTVIDILQPEDQVFSPFPVGRLDKDTEGLLLITNDGQLAHRLTTPKKDIGKTYYAVIEGVVTEEDVTKFKQGVTLDDSYVTKSADLNILQSDHVSEIELTITEGKFHQVKRMFEAVNKEVTYLKRMQMGSLKLDPELELGEYRELTDEEVEYLMTITKMD from the coding sequence ATGAGAATCGATAAATTATTAGCAAATATGGGTTATGGAACACGAAAAGAAGTAAAAGGGTTACTCAGAGGCGGTAATGTAAGAGTCAATGGGCAACCTGAAAAAAATGGGAAGACACATGTGAACCCAGAAGATGATTTAGTAACCGTTATGGGTGAAGAGGTAAATTATCGGGAGCATATTTATTTAATGCTTAATAAACCGGGGGATCTGATTTCAGCCACAGAAGATGCCCATGATATGACCGTGATTGATATTCTGCAGCCAGAGGACCAAGTATTTTCGCCATTTCCTGTTGGCAGATTAGATAAAGATACGGAAGGATTACTTTTGATTACTAACGATGGCCAACTGGCTCATCGTTTAACCACACCAAAGAAAGATATTGGTAAAACTTATTATGCTGTCATTGAAGGTGTTGTAACAGAGGAAGATGTTACAAAGTTTAAACAGGGAGTCACTCTCGATGATAGCTACGTTACAAAATCGGCTGACCTGAACATTCTTCAGTCGGATCATGTCTCTGAAATTGAATTAACGATTACTGAAGGTAAATTCCATCAAGTGAAGCGGATGTTTGAAGCGGTTAACAAAGAAGTTACGTATTTGAAGCGGATGCAAATGGGCAGTTTGAAGCTTGACCCAGAACTCGAGCTTGGTGAGTATAGAGAGCTCACTGATGAGGAAGTTGAATATTTAATGACCATTACCAAAATGGACTAG
- a CDS encoding putative polysaccharide biosynthesis protein codes for MSKILKGTMILTGATFLSKFLGMIYTVPFEQMVGPDGIELYFYAYTPYNILLSLSTLGVPMAVSKFVSKYNSLEDYQTGRDMFKSGMQLMAVTGVVAFLLLFFSAEQIATHSLSLNGDSAAKVADVTMVIKMVSFALLIIPCMSLIRGFFQGNESMAPTGISQVIEQIVRIIFLLVSVYVVLNVVEEDNISLAISFSTFAAFIGAVASLLVLGVFWKKRKPHLDKLVDQQEYTYDLSRKSMMKELLGYAGPFVLVGIATPLYQLIDQFTFMQAMDEAGFSEDVAGDSLSAIHVLSHKLVIIPVTLGIGLSLAMLPAITKSFTKEYMTQLNQQINQALQIIALLILPAVVGLSVLSYEAYGSFYGTYKVDYFGTLLRWYAPVGLFFALYTVTSSILQGINRQNFAVVSLGSGLLIKILTNSWFIVEFGAKGSIISTGLAVLVAVALNLWRIQRAIDFSYKQVYKRTLLIGIISSIMAAVVFVIKWSIGLLWNPMDSRMAAFFILVLGVGVGGIFYMWMAYKTTLLERILGGRVRFLDKFLRRSQRG; via the coding sequence ATGTCGAAAATTTTAAAAGGTACTATGATTTTGACAGGTGCAACCTTTCTGTCAAAATTTCTAGGTATGATCTATACGGTTCCATTTGAACAGATGGTTGGGCCTGATGGAATAGAGCTTTATTTCTATGCCTATACACCATACAATATTTTATTGAGTTTATCTACACTTGGCGTCCCGATGGCCGTATCTAAGTTCGTTTCTAAGTATAATTCATTGGAAGATTATCAAACGGGACGAGATATGTTTAAGTCAGGGATGCAGCTGATGGCTGTTACCGGAGTCGTCGCGTTTTTACTCTTGTTTTTTAGTGCAGAACAAATTGCTACCCATAGTTTATCATTGAATGGTGATTCTGCTGCTAAAGTTGCAGATGTGACGATGGTTATAAAAATGGTTAGTTTTGCTCTACTCATTATTCCGTGTATGAGTCTTATAAGAGGATTCTTTCAGGGGAATGAGTCGATGGCTCCCACCGGCATCTCTCAAGTTATCGAGCAAATAGTCCGGATTATCTTCTTGCTCGTTTCAGTCTATGTTGTACTTAACGTAGTAGAGGAGGACAATATTTCACTCGCAATAAGCTTTTCTACTTTTGCGGCCTTTATAGGAGCAGTTGCTTCATTACTTGTTCTGGGTGTGTTCTGGAAAAAGCGCAAACCTCATTTAGATAAGCTAGTAGACCAACAAGAGTACACATACGATTTATCTAGAAAATCAATGATGAAGGAGTTATTAGGTTACGCAGGCCCCTTTGTGTTAGTTGGGATTGCGACGCCTCTATACCAGCTAATAGACCAATTTACTTTTATGCAGGCGATGGATGAAGCTGGGTTTAGTGAAGACGTAGCCGGTGATTCTTTATCTGCCATTCACGTGCTAAGTCATAAACTTGTGATCATTCCTGTAACGTTAGGCATCGGATTATCGCTTGCAATGCTTCCGGCCATTACGAAATCATTTACGAAAGAATATATGACACAGCTAAACCAACAAATTAATCAGGCCCTGCAAATCATTGCACTTCTGATATTGCCTGCTGTGGTTGGACTATCTGTGCTCTCCTACGAGGCTTACGGTTCGTTTTATGGGACATATAAAGTAGATTATTTCGGCACTTTATTAAGATGGTATGCTCCCGTTGGTTTATTTTTTGCCTTGTATACTGTGACATCATCAATCTTGCAAGGAATTAATCGTCAAAATTTCGCAGTAGTCAGTCTCGGTTCAGGACTCCTTATTAAGATACTCACAAACTCCTGGTTTATAGTTGAATTTGGTGCGAAAGGTTCGATTATTTCAACAGGACTCGCTGTTCTTGTGGCAGTGGCATTGAACCTATGGCGTATTCAGAGAGCGATTGATTTTTCCTATAAACAAGTATACAAGAGGACATTGCTCATTGGGATTATCTCGTCGATCATGGCAGCTGTAGTCTTTGTCATTAAATGGTCAATAGGTCTTTTGTGGAATCCAATGGACAGCAGAATGGCTGCATTTTTTATATTAGTATTAGGTGTAGGTGTCGGAGGCATCTTTTATATGTGGATGGCCTATAAAACAACATTGCTTGAACGAATTCTTGGAGGCCGCGTCCGGTTCCTCGATAAGTTCTTGCGGCGCAGTCAAAGGGGATAA
- a CDS encoding NAD(P)/FAD-dependent oxidoreductase: MSYHVTVIGGGPTGLMAAIAAAEQGMKTLLLDKGKKLGTKLAISGGGRCNVTNRLPEDEVIRHIPGNGKFLYSPFSVFNNYDIIEFFEGLGVALKEEDHGRMFPVSNKAKDVVNALLTRLDELNVEVRTKMPVESIHYGQDEHQIVLQSKEKITTRSIVLAVGGKAVPHTGSTGDGYAWAKKAGHTITQLFPTEVPLISKDSFIQNRELQGLSLRDVNVSVLNKKHKPLITHRMDMLFTHFGLSGPAILRCSQYVVKEFMKGHKPVTIEIDCLPDRHEHSIIDELHKQINEQSRKSFRNIVKGVVPERLLDYLLQHIGVKSEDKAGNISNQQLRDFVNALKHFQVSIHDSQPIEKAFVTGGGVSIKEIVPNTMQSKLMDRLYFCGEILDIHGYTGGYNITAALVTGRVAGIHAAYEAMGT; the protein is encoded by the coding sequence ATGAGTTACCACGTAACGGTCATCGGCGGAGGTCCAACAGGATTAATGGCTGCTATTGCAGCCGCTGAACAAGGAATGAAAACATTGCTGCTGGACAAAGGAAAGAAACTAGGCACCAAACTTGCCATCTCAGGTGGCGGGCGCTGTAATGTCACGAATCGTCTGCCTGAAGACGAGGTAATCAGACATATCCCTGGAAACGGCAAATTTCTGTACAGTCCTTTTTCTGTTTTCAATAACTATGACATTATCGAGTTTTTTGAAGGACTTGGTGTCGCCTTAAAAGAAGAAGACCATGGACGAATGTTTCCGGTCAGTAATAAAGCAAAGGATGTCGTCAATGCCCTTCTCACTCGCCTCGATGAATTAAATGTTGAAGTCCGAACTAAAATGCCCGTAGAATCAATTCATTATGGACAAGACGAACACCAAATCGTCCTGCAATCCAAAGAGAAAATCACTACACGTTCTATCGTATTAGCCGTGGGCGGCAAGGCTGTCCCCCATACAGGAAGTACAGGGGACGGGTATGCGTGGGCTAAAAAAGCAGGGCATACGATCACTCAATTATTTCCAACTGAAGTTCCTTTAATCTCAAAGGATTCGTTTATTCAAAATAGGGAACTCCAAGGATTATCCTTACGGGATGTTAACGTATCCGTCTTAAACAAGAAGCACAAACCACTAATTACCCATCGTATGGACATGCTGTTTACACATTTCGGATTATCAGGTCCGGCTATTTTAAGATGTTCGCAATATGTAGTAAAAGAATTTATGAAAGGTCATAAACCCGTAACCATCGAAATCGACTGTTTACCCGACCGACATGAACACTCTATTATAGATGAGCTTCACAAGCAAATAAATGAACAATCCAGGAAATCATTCCGCAATATTGTTAAAGGGGTAGTGCCTGAACGGTTACTTGATTATCTTCTGCAGCATATTGGTGTGAAGTCGGAAGACAAAGCAGGAAACATCTCAAATCAACAGCTGCGTGACTTCGTGAACGCGTTAAAACACTTTCAAGTATCCATACATGATTCACAGCCTATTGAAAAAGCTTTTGTAACAGGAGGCGGTGTTTCCATAAAAGAAATCGTACCGAACACGATGCAATCAAAACTAATGGACCGGCTATATTTTTGTGGGGAAATCCTAGATATTCATGGATATACTGGAGGGTATAACATTACGGCGGCCTTGGTAACAGGACGAGTTGCTGGTATTCATGCTGCCTACGAAGCAATGGGCACTTAA
- a CDS encoding cation diffusion facilitator family transporter: MSFFKLLKKGNKSSGIAALGNTLLAIIKGIAAAVSGSGAMFATAIHSAADATNQGFVYFGSALAEKEPTKRFPTGFGRVVNLFVLIAVTIITIMAYETILKGWKLIQEPHPSSNIWLNVGILFIAIVVDGYILIKVMKEIGKESRSESEDGNIFTNAFKNVSLAAPPTRLVFYEDIVATAGSAIALIFVVLSHFTGLYFLDGLGTLIIGILLVGIALKIGYENTLGLIGLAAPKIVEERVAEVILNDENVVDINKLRILQEGRDYHVESYIELRKGMTLAEADDIKSQVEEKVLQDESIVDATIGILETNDQKDWSTDTKEGNRSE, encoded by the coding sequence ATGTCCTTTTTTAAATTGCTCAAGAAAGGAAATAAATCATCGGGTATTGCTGCACTAGGGAACACATTATTGGCAATCATTAAAGGAATAGCTGCTGCAGTAAGCGGTAGTGGAGCTATGTTCGCAACTGCTATTCATTCTGCCGCTGATGCAACTAACCAGGGATTTGTTTATTTCGGAAGTGCGTTAGCTGAAAAAGAACCCACCAAACGTTTTCCAACTGGCTTCGGTCGAGTTGTTAACCTATTTGTGCTCATTGCTGTAACCATAATTACGATCATGGCTTATGAAACGATTTTAAAAGGATGGAAATTGATCCAGGAACCTCATCCTTCCTCCAACATTTGGTTAAATGTAGGAATACTATTTATCGCTATTGTGGTAGATGGTTATATTTTAATTAAGGTAATGAAGGAAATTGGTAAAGAAAGCCGTTCCGAGTCAGAGGATGGTAATATCTTTACAAATGCATTTAAAAACGTCAGCCTGGCAGCGCCACCAACACGGCTCGTCTTCTATGAGGATATTGTGGCAACAGCTGGTTCAGCTATCGCTCTAATTTTTGTGGTACTCTCTCACTTTACTGGCCTTTACTTTCTTGATGGATTAGGTACATTAATTATCGGGATATTACTCGTTGGCATTGCATTAAAGATTGGGTATGAAAACACCCTCGGTCTTATTGGTCTCGCAGCCCCTAAAATTGTGGAGGAAAGGGTAGCTGAAGTTATTTTAAACGATGAAAATGTGGTAGATATTAACAAACTTCGTATCCTCCAGGAAGGGAGAGACTACCATGTGGAAAGTTATATTGAATTAAGAAAAGGAATGACTTTAGCTGAAGCAGATGATATTAAATCCCAAGTAGAAGAAAAAGTGTTACAAGACGAAAGTATTGTCGATGCTACTATAGGTATTTTAGAGACAAATGATCAGAAAGACTGGTCAACTGATACAAAAGAAGGCAATCGGTCTGAATAA
- a CDS encoding rhodanese-like domain-containing protein, translating into MELILFLLVIIILVFLKDAADGKSLTHLGKEQVSIEEYCVIDIRDYISASHSPYPGAENIPLSYLPRELKERMDCEKNILLITDDKRGAKMAAKIIRKKRNSSIYYIKSA; encoded by the coding sequence ATGGAACTCATCTTATTTTTATTGGTAATAATCATCTTAGTTTTCCTGAAAGATGCGGCTGACGGTAAATCGCTTACTCATTTAGGGAAGGAACAGGTTTCTATAGAAGAGTATTGCGTGATAGACATTCGAGATTATATATCCGCGTCGCATTCTCCATACCCTGGAGCTGAGAATATACCTCTTAGCTATTTGCCCCGTGAGCTCAAAGAGCGTATGGACTGTGAAAAGAATATTTTGCTGATCACCGATGATAAACGCGGTGCAAAAATGGCAGCCAAAATAATTAGAAAGAAAAGGAATAGCTCCATTTATTATATAAAGTCAGCTTGA
- a CDS encoding rhodanese-like domain-containing protein, whose protein sequence is MSNIPEINAEELQEVLDSNKEITIIDVREDEEVKQGVIPTAEHIPLGNIPEAVSSLDQNKKYVMVCRSGRRSMNASEFLKENGFQQVQNLKGGMLAWNGELVF, encoded by the coding sequence GTGAGTAATATTCCTGAAATCAATGCAGAGGAACTGCAAGAGGTCCTTGATAGTAACAAGGAGATCACGATTATAGATGTAAGGGAAGATGAAGAAGTTAAACAAGGTGTTATTCCGACTGCCGAACACATCCCGTTAGGTAATATACCGGAAGCCGTAAGCAGCCTTGATCAAAATAAAAAATATGTAATGGTTTGCCGCTCTGGAAGGAGAAGCATGAATGCCTCAGAATTTTTGAAGGAAAATGGATTTCAACAGGTCCAGAATCTTAAAGGCGGTATGCTTGCCTGGAATGGTGAGCTCGTTTTTTAA